DNA from Polaribacter sp. NJDZ03:
TTTTGAAGCCATACAGAATGCTGAAATTATTTTACATGATAATTTAATATCAGAAGAAATAATGGATATCAATACAACTGCAACACGTATTTATGTAGGTAGAAAATTTGGCGATAAAGAAGATCCACAAGCTCGTCAGCATAAAATAAACGAATTACTAAAAACACATTGCGAAATGGGTAATAAAGTAATTCGTCTAAAATCTGGTGATCCATATATTTACGGTCGCGCTGCAGAAGAGGTACGTTTTTTAAAGAAACATCAACTTCCTTTTACAGTTATCCCTGGTATATCCGCAGCTTTAGCAGCGGCAAGTGCAATGAGTATACCTGTTACAGAAAGAGGTTTTTCTAATGCTTTTTTAATTTGTACAGCACACACTGCAGATTATTCTACAACGCAATTAAAGGGTATTGCAGAAATGTTGAATGCTGGTAATACTTTGGCGCTTTATATGGGCTCTAAAAGTTTAGATAAAATCATTCCGAAATTAATAGCCGTTTGCAACAATCCAAACATCCCTATTAATGCTATTTCTAATGTTTCTAGAGATAATGAAATCTTACTAACATCAACATTAGAAAATATTGAAGAAGATATCATTACACAAAAACTACCAATGCCCGTAGTATTTTTAATAGGTGCAAACCCAATAAATTAAGAAGATGAAAGAAGGAATTTTATTATGCGGACACGGTACAAGAAGAGAAGCTGGCGTAAAATCGTTTAAACGATTGGTGAGCATTCTTAAAGAACGCTACCAAGATGAATATGAAGTAGATTATGGGTTTTTAGAATTTAATCATCCTACGTATGAAGCTGCCGTAGAACGCATGTATGCGCAAGGTATTCGAAAAATATATGCGTTGCCTGTTATTTTATTTGCGGGTTCACATGCCAAGAATGACATTCCGTTTGAGTTAAATACCTTACAAGGTTATCACGATGATTTAACCATTTCTATGGGAAAACATATTGGTGTAAGTTCTTTTTTACTTGATTTATCGTTAAAACGGATTGAAGAAACAGAGAAAAAATTACCTAAAATTGATAGAAAAGAAACCTGTTTGGTAGTAGTTGGTAGAGGAACTACAGACCCAGATGCCAATAGCGATGTTGCTAAATTAACCAGTATGCTTTGGGACGGAATGGGCTTTGGTTTTGCCACCACAGTATATAGCGGAACAGCGTTTCCTAATGTAGACGAAGGTTTACAATTAGTCGAAAAATTAGGTTTTAAACGTACTATTGTGATTCCTTTTTTCTTTTTTACAGGTATTTTATTAGAGCGAATTTATAAAAGCGTTTCGGAAATGGATGCGAGTTCTAATTTAGAATATGTGTACACAGATCCTTTTGGTGCCGATGAATTAATTTTACAGGCTTTTGATGAGCGTTTACATGAAGCTAAAAACGGAATAGCAAACATGAATTGTCAGTTATGTAAATACAGAAAACAAGTCATTGGTTTTGAAGAAGACAAAGGGAAAGAGCAAATTGGTCATCATCTTAATGTAAAAGGAATTTTATTTGAAGAAGATGAAAAACCAAATGAAGAAGAAAACGGTTTTACAAGTAAAATTAAAAAAATGTTAGGCATATGATAGCAGGTAAAATTTACGGCGTTTCATTAGGTCCTGGCGATGCCGATTTAATTACGCTAAAAGGTTTAAAAGCGTTACAGCAAGCTGATAAAATATATTATCCGGGTTCTTTATTTAAAGACGGAAGAAAGGCAAGTTATTCGCTTTCTATCTTAGATAATTATAACTTAGATGCTGCTAAATTAGTCGGTTTTCATCTAAAGATGGATTTAGAAAGAGCGCAAGCCAAAGAAATTTACGAAACTACCTTTCAGCAAATTTTAGCTGATTATAAAAAAGGATTATCAATCGCCATTGTAAGCGAAGGAGATATTAGTACGTTTAGTTCTTTTTCTTATCTATTAGAAAAAATACAAGCGCATCAATTAACCATTCATTTAATTCCGGGTATTAGCTCTTATTTGCATTTAGCTGCAGAAAGTAAAATGCCTTTGTGTTTACAAAACGAAAAAGTAGTTGTTATTCCGCGTATACAAACACAAGAGGAATTAGAAGAAGCGATTGCGCATTTTGACACCGTAGTATTAATGAAAATTATATCGGTTGTAGATATTATTACCGACGTAATAAATCACAAAAAACATAGCATTACCTATGCAGAACGCTTAGGCACCTATCAACAATTTATAACAACCGATTGGTCAATTGCAAATAAAAGAGAAACGCCTTATTTTTCTCTTATCATCATAAAAAAAATAAACAAATGAAAATAACTGTAGCAGGCTTAGGTCCTGGAGATATCAATTATATGTTACCCGTAGTTAAAAATGCTTTACAAAAAGCAGATGTAGTTATTGGTTACGACTATTATTTTCAATTTGGAGCCTCTTTATTTAAAGAAGATGCAGAACTTATTTCTATGCCATTAGGTATGGAAGAAGCAAGAGCTCATAAAGCTATTGAAAAAGCAAAAGAAGATAAATATGTAGTGGTTATTGGCTCTGGTGATGCCAGTATTTATGCCATGGCAGCAATTGTTTACGAGGTAGTTTCTAAAGAAAATCATACTGATATTGAATTAGAAACCTTACCTGGAGTTTCGGCATTTTTAGCTGCAGGAAGCAAATTGGGTGCGCCATTAGGTCACGATTTTTGTTGTATTTCTCTTTCTGATTTAATGACACCATGGAACAAGATTGAGCAACGAATTAAAGCTGCCGCAATGGGCGATTTTGTAACGAGTTTGTACAACCCAAAAAGTAAAAAGAGACATTGGCAATTAGGCAGATTGCAAAAAATATTTTTAGCAGAACGCTCACCTTCTACTCCGGTTGCCATTATAAGACACGTAACTAGACCAGAAGAAGAACTTAAAATAACGACGTTGGGTGAATTTAATCCTGATGATGTAGATATGTTTTGCTTGGTGATGATTGGAAACTCGCAAACCTATCGTTTTAAAGACTATTTGGTGACTCCTAGAGGATACTTAAACAGAAAACCACATACAGGCAAAGAAATTCAGCAAGAAAGCTTTAGAATCGTTACCGAACATATTAAAGATTTGCCTTTTGCTATTGCTGATAAATGGGCAATAACGAGAGTCATTCATACCACTGGAATTTTAGAAGATTTTAATCATTATTCGGCAACACCAGAAGCGATTGAAAATTGGCACAACCATCTTAAAAACGGAGGTGAAATTGTGACTGATGTTACCATGGTACAAGCAGGAATTACAAAAGCTTTTACAAAGGAATACGGCAACCAAATTCACTGTTTGTTAAATGATGAGGAGGCACAAGAATTGGCTAAATCTGCAAATATTACACGCACACAAGCAGGCATTAGAAAAGCAATTGAAAAACACCCAAATGCTTTATATGTAGTTGGTAATGCACCTACTGCTTTGTTTGAAATTGTAGATCAATTAAGAGATAATAAAGCCTTTAAACCTGTTGGTGTTGTTGGTGTTCCGGTTGGTTTTGTAAATGTTTTAGAATCTAAAGAACAGTTATCTCAAATTAAAAATACAGATTGGGTAATTGTAGAAGGCAACAGAGGTGGTAGTAATGTGGCAGCTGCTATTGTAAATGCCGCTTTTACGTTACCAGAAGCATCCACCTATTTTAAATCTTAAAAAATGAACAAATTTACTTCAGAAAATATAGAAACGTTAGAACAGATTATTCTTGCTCGTAGAGATGTAAGAGGGAATCGATTTACAGACGAACCTGTTGTTCAAGCAGATTTAGATAAAATTCTATTTGCTGGAGTAAACGCACCTTCCGTTGGTTTTTCGCAACCCTGGGAGTTTGTTGTAATTAAAGATTTAGACATTAGAAATAAAATAAAGGATAGTTTTTTTGAAGAAAATGAGAAAGCTAAATCCCTTTTTGAAGGAAAAAAAGCAGATGCATATACCCAATTAAAATTGGAAGGTATTGTAGAATCTCCACTAAATATTGCTGTATTCTACAAACCTAGTGAGCATCCTGTTTTAGGACAAACTACCATGAAGGAAGCAGGCGTTTATTCTGTGGTTTGTGCCATTCAAAATATGTGGTTAATGGCAAGAGCGTTAAATGTTGGTTTAGGTTGGGTTAGTATTTTAAATCCTGATAAGGTGAAAACCATATTAAACGCTCCTAAAGACAGACAACTAATTGGTTATTTGTGTTTAGGACATGTAGATAAATTCTATGAAAACCCAGAATTAGAACGTTTACAATGGGAAAAACGTAAGAATATAAATGATGTTATTATTAAGGATTCTTATTAAGAAATGAAGCAAACAAAGACACATATCGATTTTTATTTAATTGGAATAGGCAATCATCCTACGCCCAAGTTAAATGATGATGCTTTAGAGTTCATCCAAGAATCTACTGTTTTTTCTGGCGGAAAACGTCATTATCAATTGGTTAAATCTTACTTGCCAGAAAACCATACTTGGATAGAGATTTCAGGAAAAATGGACGCTTTAATTCAGCAATACAATACTTATGATAAGTCTATTGTTGTTTTTGCTTCTGGAGATCCTTTTTTCTACGGATTCGGAAATACCTTACAACGTTTAATACCGAATGCTAAACTAAATTCAGTTCCTTATTTTAATAGCATTCAGTTACTATGTCATAAAACGCAAACCAATTATAACAACTTAAAATCGATATCGGTTCACGGTAGAGATTGGTCGGCTTTAGACGAAGCATTAATCAATAGAACCGAATTAATTGGAGTATTAACTGATAACAAAAAAACACCGGCAGAAATTGCAAAGCGTTTGTTACAATATGGTTTCGATAATTATTCGATAACTATTGGAGAGGCTTTGGATGGAGATACAGAACATATTGAGCAACTCGATTTATTGTCGTGTACTCTAAAAACACATCAACATTTAAACTGTGTTTTATTAAAACAAATAGCACCAAAAAAGAAACACTTTGGCATACCCGATACTGCTTTTATTCCGTTAAAGAATAGAGCGAATATGATTACAAAAATGCCCATTCGTTTAAGTACAATTCAGGCATTAGAGTTGCAAAATAAAGCTGTTTTTTGGGACATCGGTTCTTGTACCGGATCTGTCGCTATTGAAGCCAAACAACACTATCCGAATTTAAAAATTATAGCTTTTGAAAAACGTACAGAATGCGCTGCTATTATTCAGCAAAACACCGAACGTTTGGCAACTCCTGGCATCGAAATTATTATTGATGATTTCTTTAACCTCAACCTAAAAGACTACCCAATTCCGGATGTTGTATTCATTGGCGGACATGGAGGAAGGCTAAAAGAACTAATTAAACTCTTACATCAAGTAAACCCATATTTAAAACTGGTTACCAATGCTGTAAGAAAAAATAGTAGCGAGGTTTTTACAGAAGAACTTACCAAATTAAATTATACAATTAGTACAAATAGCATTCAAGTAAACGAGCATAACAAAATTAGCATTCACACCGCAGAAAAACAATAAATGAAAAAAATAGCCATTATAGCAGTTACTGAAAAAGGGTTAGAAAAAGCCCTTATTATTCAGAAAGAATTTCCAAAATCTTTGGTAATTACAACGTTAAATTCTTCGGATAAAAACGTATCAACTATTAGCTCAATATCAAACTATTTAACTGATAATTTCTTAAAATTAGACGGTATTTGTTTTGTGACTGCTTTAGGTATTTGTGTGCGATTAATTGCACCTTATATTCAAGATAAAAACACAGATCCTGCAGTAATTTCTGTGGATGATTTAGGTCTAAATGTGCAAGCTGTTTTAAGCGGACATAAAGGTGGCGCAAATGATTTTGCTTTAAAAGTTGCTTCCGTTTTAGGAGCCAACCCAATTATATCTACGTCTAGTGATGTACAAAATATTTGGGCGTTAGATACGTTAGCAAATCAATATGATTGGCAAGTAGCCACTTCTTTATCAATGAACAAAACAATGGCGTTGTTTGTAAATAATAAACCTACTGCCCTATTGTTAGATATTAAAGATAAAGGTACTCAGCATTTAGAAAAAACAGTACCTAATTTTGTTACTGTTTTTTACGATGAAGCGGAGATTGATTACACACAATTTGAGTTATTTATTGCCGTAAGTTATAAAGTGTATACAAGTACAATTGCTAGTGTATTCTTTATACCAAAAGTACTTTCTGTTGGTTCTGGTTGCTCTAAACAATTAGATTCAGTTCTTTTTGAAACTACTTTAAAAGAAGAATTGAAAAGTAGAAACATTCACTTTTCAGCGATTAAAAACGTTGGATCTATAGATATTAAGGCACAACAACAAGCGTATTTAGATTTTAGTACAAAAAACAACATTCCGTTTAGCACTTTTACTTCAGACGAAATAGACACCATTACCGTACCAAACCCAAGTGAAATGGTGCAATCTAAAATTGGTGTTGATGGTGTTTCCGAATCTACTGCAATGCTACTTTCTGGAAGCAAAAATGTACTAATTGAAAAACAAAAAATTCATTTAGAAAATGGTGAGAAATTCACTTTTTCTATTGCTTTAGATGTTAAGGCAGAACGTAGAACCGCTATCGCAATTATTGGTGCAGGACCTGGTGATGAAGAATTAATTACCGTAAAAGGAAAAGCCTATTTAGAAAACGCAGATTGTGTATTGTACGCAGGTAGTTTAATTCCTGAAGAAATGACCAATTGGTGTAAACCAGGTGCTGTGGTTAGAAACTCTGCAATGATGACTTTAGAAGAGCAAATAGCGGTAATGCAAGAACATTACAAAAAAGGTAATGCTATTGTACGTTTACAATGTGGAGATCCTTCTTTGTATGGCGCTATCCAAGAGCAAATGACCATTTTTGATGAATTAGAAATGGAGTACTTTATTGTACCAGGAATTTCAGCTTTTAGTGCCGCAGCTGCCGTTTTAAAATCTGAATTTACGATTCCGGAAGTAGTACAGTCTATTGTTTTAACACGTGGAGAAGGTAAAACACCAATGCCATCAAAAGAAAATATTGCTGCTTTTGCTGCTACAAATGCTACCATGTGTATCTTTTTAAGTGTAGGAATTGCTAAAAAAGTAGAAGCACAATTATTAGAACATTTTGATGCTGATACGCCTGTAGCAGTGATGTACAGAATCTCTTGGAAAGATGAAGAAATTTATCAAGGTAAATTAGAAAATCTAG
Protein-coding regions in this window:
- a CDS encoding sirohydrochlorin chelatase codes for the protein MKEGILLCGHGTRREAGVKSFKRLVSILKERYQDEYEVDYGFLEFNHPTYEAAVERMYAQGIRKIYALPVILFAGSHAKNDIPFELNTLQGYHDDLTISMGKHIGVSSFLLDLSLKRIEETEKKLPKIDRKETCLVVVGRGTTDPDANSDVAKLTSMLWDGMGFGFATTVYSGTAFPNVDEGLQLVEKLGFKRTIVIPFFFFTGILLERIYKSVSEMDASSNLEYVYTDPFGADELILQAFDERLHEAKNGIANMNCQLCKYRKQVIGFEEDKGKEQIGHHLNVKGILFEEDEKPNEEENGFTSKIKKMLGI
- the cobI gene encoding precorrin-2 C(20)-methyltransferase; the protein is MIAGKIYGVSLGPGDADLITLKGLKALQQADKIYYPGSLFKDGRKASYSLSILDNYNLDAAKLVGFHLKMDLERAQAKEIYETTFQQILADYKKGLSIAIVSEGDISTFSSFSYLLEKIQAHQLTIHLIPGISSYLHLAAESKMPLCLQNEKVVVIPRIQTQEELEEAIAHFDTVVLMKIISVVDIITDVINHKKHSITYAERLGTYQQFITTDWSIANKRETPYFSLIIIKKINK
- the cobJ gene encoding precorrin-3B C(17)-methyltransferase, whose translation is MKITVAGLGPGDINYMLPVVKNALQKADVVIGYDYYFQFGASLFKEDAELISMPLGMEEARAHKAIEKAKEDKYVVVIGSGDASIYAMAAIVYEVVSKENHTDIELETLPGVSAFLAAGSKLGAPLGHDFCCISLSDLMTPWNKIEQRIKAAAMGDFVTSLYNPKSKKRHWQLGRLQKIFLAERSPSTPVAIIRHVTRPEEELKITTLGEFNPDDVDMFCLVMIGNSQTYRFKDYLVTPRGYLNRKPHTGKEIQQESFRIVTEHIKDLPFAIADKWAITRVIHTTGILEDFNHYSATPEAIENWHNHLKNGGEIVTDVTMVQAGITKAFTKEYGNQIHCLLNDEEAQELAKSANITRTQAGIRKAIEKHPNALYVVGNAPTALFEIVDQLRDNKAFKPVGVVGVPVGFVNVLESKEQLSQIKNTDWVIVEGNRGGSNVAAAIVNAAFTLPEASTYFKS
- the bluB gene encoding 5,6-dimethylbenzimidazole synthase, with protein sequence MNKFTSENIETLEQIILARRDVRGNRFTDEPVVQADLDKILFAGVNAPSVGFSQPWEFVVIKDLDIRNKIKDSFFEENEKAKSLFEGKKADAYTQLKLEGIVESPLNIAVFYKPSEHPVLGQTTMKEAGVYSVVCAIQNMWLMARALNVGLGWVSILNPDKVKTILNAPKDRQLIGYLCLGHVDKFYENPELERLQWEKRKNINDVIIKDSY
- the cbiE gene encoding precorrin-6y C5,15-methyltransferase (decarboxylating) subunit CbiE, with the protein product MKQTKTHIDFYLIGIGNHPTPKLNDDALEFIQESTVFSGGKRHYQLVKSYLPENHTWIEISGKMDALIQQYNTYDKSIVVFASGDPFFYGFGNTLQRLIPNAKLNSVPYFNSIQLLCHKTQTNYNNLKSISVHGRDWSALDEALINRTELIGVLTDNKKTPAEIAKRLLQYGFDNYSITIGEALDGDTEHIEQLDLLSCTLKTHQHLNCVLLKQIAPKKKHFGIPDTAFIPLKNRANMITKMPIRLSTIQALELQNKAVFWDIGSCTGSVAIEAKQHYPNLKIIAFEKRTECAAIIQQNTERLATPGIEIIIDDFFNLNLKDYPIPDVVFIGGHGGRLKELIKLLHQVNPYLKLVTNAVRKNSSEVFTEELTKLNYTISTNSIQVNEHNKISIHTAEKQ
- the cobM gene encoding precorrin-4 C(11)-methyltransferase is translated as MKKIAIIAVTEKGLEKALIIQKEFPKSLVITTLNSSDKNVSTISSISNYLTDNFLKLDGICFVTALGICVRLIAPYIQDKNTDPAVISVDDLGLNVQAVLSGHKGGANDFALKVASVLGANPIISTSSDVQNIWALDTLANQYDWQVATSLSMNKTMALFVNNKPTALLLDIKDKGTQHLEKTVPNFVTVFYDEAEIDYTQFELFIAVSYKVYTSTIASVFFIPKVLSVGSGCSKQLDSVLFETTLKEELKSRNIHFSAIKNVGSIDIKAQQQAYLDFSTKNNIPFSTFTSDEIDTITVPNPSEMVQSKIGVDGVSESTAMLLSGSKNVLIEKQKIHLENGEKFTFSIALDVKAERRTAIAIIGAGPGDEELITVKGKAYLENADCVLYAGSLIPEEMTNWCKPGAVVRNSAMMTLEEQIAVMQEHYKKGNAIVRLQCGDPSLYGAIQEQMTIFDELEMEYFIVPGISAFSAAAAVLKSEFTIPEVVQSIVLTRGEGKTPMPSKENIAAFAATNATMCIFLSVGIAKKVEAQLLEHFDADTPVAVMYRISWKDEEIYQGKLENLAKIVKDSKKTRTVLIIVGHAIGARKNRSQLYSPDVKHIFRTNKKFVVTE